The Glycine soja cultivar W05 unplaced genomic scaffold, ASM419377v2 tig00104511_1_pilon_84547_1256723, whole genome shotgun sequence genome contains a region encoding:
- the LOC114404539 gene encoding uncharacterized protein LOC114404539 — translation MCLVFVCDEEERVLGRQTAPGACPYCGGMVQAIDVESQWRFCFLPLCFKTKRKYYCTMCTRRLETNTM, via the exons ATGtgtttggtgtttgtgtgcgACGAGGAAGAAAGGGTGTTGGGGAGACAGACAGCACCGGGGGCATGCCCTTATTGTGGAGGGATGGTTCAGGCCATTGATGTAGAGAGCCAATGGAGATTCTGTTTTCTACCCTTATGCTTTAAGACCAAACGCAAATACTATTGTACCATGTGCACAAGAAGACTAGAG ACAAACACCATGTAA